The Primulina huaijiensis isolate GDHJ02 chromosome 6, ASM1229523v2, whole genome shotgun sequence genomic sequence GTAAGCTACTTGAGGAGTACTCTTCCTCCCTCAAAATCTGTTGCTGTATCACTAATACAGAAGCTGTGCTACCAAAATCTTCTGATGCAACATACTCTCCTATTACTCCAAGCTCATTGCTCTCACTCCAACTCGAAAAACCTTGTAAAATAACGGGGTTCACCCCGTGCTTCCTCCCCACGATCCAAAGATCGAATATATCCTTATTCAATGCTTGAATAGCAGCGATGGTTTCTTCACCATTCTTCACAACAACCTCTCGATAAATGACACGGCTATTCCCTTCATTCTTCACCCAAAACCATGTCACCAATCCATCATCAAGCTTTTTCTCCATGTCGTTGTCTCCCATATTTTCATGCGAAAGAAACCGAATAACAGTGAGGAATGTTTCCTGATTTGTAGCCATGCGATCTGCATAAGTCAAGGCCTCTCTAGCATCTGCTCCTCCCAAGAAAAGAACGATTATCCGATGCAGGCTCATGAAAACACCATTTACTATGTTCTCGTATGGACCCTTATCTAGGAGGATACCAACCGAGCATGGCGCGTGTGTCAAGACATTACAGTTCATGGATTGGGAATGTTTCCTCATCGTCCCATCAAGATCATGTAGGGCCTGTCTGTGGAGTGGCAGTATGATTAAACAAGCTTTCTTGGACAGAGCTAGGCCACAAATATCTTGGTACATACATCTTATTGGGGCAATCATCGTGTAAGaatgtatttttatgtattcaTTTCCTCTAGCCTGTTGGGAAATCTTCAAAGCATTATGAATAGAATTGTAATGAGCAGAAGAAGCAATATGTTCAGCATTTTCGTGATCGATAAACATAGGGTGGGAACGGCCAACGAGCTCGACTAAGCACAAGGCATAGACCAAGAGCGGACTGCTGACATTTGGGTTTGAAACTTCAAGAACTTTCACTAGTCCAGGCAGACTTTCCCCACTGTGAATACAAACCACAACATGAAGTTCTGTATTGGGGGAAGTGTGTTGAATATTTCTTCTGGTATtcaccatataaggctttgatGGGTCATAGAGTATGCTGATTAAAGGGGTTAATATAGCAGTCACAGATAAGGTTAATAACACCATAATTGTAAACTCTGACTGATCTATCATCTGCATTCAAGGAAAAATCAgttacacacacatacacactcACACTTTCACTGATAACAAGTTGTCAAGAGAAAAGGGAATACGAAAAGTATATCCTTACCTTAAAACTCATCCAGTGTAGGAACAAGAGAAGTTCCATTTCACCCCTGAGACTCGATATCAGGCTAAGGGTGAGACTGTCTCTGATCGTCATGTCAAAAAAACGAGATGCGATGAGGGTAGagattgttttgattatgtatcCGGCCAAAATCATCAAAAAAATCGGTTTCAAATGAGACCATTGGCCAGTCAAAGTGAACACGTCTGTGATCATTCCAACATACATGAATGAAAAAGGCATCAGAAGCTCAATTACTATTGTTTCACTCTTCTCCACAACAGTGGCTCCCAATGGTGGCCCATCCGGTATGGCCAAACCAAGCCAGAATGGCCCATTTG encodes the following:
- the LOC140978645 gene encoding cation/H(+) antiporter 24-like, with amino-acid sequence MVKVAFVEPPALIHKGLVICREKRKNHPFGIFYGENPLDYSFPLLLLEVSSFIIISRLISFLLKPLKQPKIVAKILGGIVLGPSLLSRSEKFQAYMFPDTADFVLQNIGVIGFMYFLFLSGVKMDVTQIKRLSKKHWYIAVIGVVVPLSCSATIAVLEIKSFNKEMAKGSSIWGITASLAMTSFPVLYPIVRELNLLGSEIGRMALSTAIISDVIGMNGVLIFEASKQAEYRAISALWYMISLIVVAASVIWGFRQAMIWIIRTTPEGQQVDQFYIVLILLGVMIAGFITDMFGLAIANGPFWLGLAIPDGPPLGATVVEKSETIVIELLMPFSFMYVGMITDVFTLTGQWSHLKPIFLMILAGYIIKTISTLIASRFFDMTIRDSLTLSLISSLRGEMELLLFLHWMSFKMIDQSEFTIMVLLTLSVTAILTPLISILYDPSKPYMVNTRRNIQHTSPNTELHVVVCIHSGESLPGLVKVLEVSNPNVSSPLLVYALCLVELVGRSHPMFIDHENAEHIASSAHYNSIHNALKISQQARGNEYIKIHSYTMIAPIRCMYQDICGLALSKKACLIILPLHRQALHDLDGTMRKHSQSMNCNVLTHAPCSVGILLDKGPYENIVNGVFMSLHRIIVLFLGGADAREALTYADRMATNQETFLTVIRFLSHENMGDNDMEKKLDDGLVTWFWVKNEGNSRVIYREVVVKNGEETIAAIQALNKDIFDLWIVGRKHGVNPVILQGFSSWSESNELGVIGEYVASEDFGSTASVLVIQQQILREEEYSSSSLLGRLCIR